The proteins below are encoded in one region of Pseudomonas entomophila L48:
- a CDS encoding YceD family protein gives MLNDQIPSHVDPRKLADRGVTLEGSLQLADLERLCDPLSDTVGTVQAKFDFERDEQHVVVIHSELDVAVKMVCQRCLELVTLPVHSECTYAVVKEGANTQSLPKGYDVLELGEDPLDLQALIEEELLLALPIVPAHHPEECQQPAGADEPEPSKDEVSRSNPFSVLAQLKRDPNV, from the coding sequence ATGTTGAATGACCAGATTCCATCTCACGTTGACCCGCGCAAATTGGCTGATCGTGGTGTAACCCTCGAGGGTTCGCTGCAACTCGCTGATTTGGAAAGACTCTGCGACCCGCTTTCCGACACTGTCGGTACGGTGCAGGCGAAGTTCGATTTTGAGCGAGACGAGCAGCACGTTGTGGTTATCCACAGCGAGCTTGATGTCGCGGTCAAAATGGTTTGCCAGCGTTGTCTTGAGCTGGTCACCCTTCCCGTCCACAGCGAATGTACATACGCCGTGGTGAAGGAGGGTGCAAATACCCAGTCGTTGCCGAAAGGCTATGACGTGCTGGAACTGGGCGAAGATCCTTTGGATCTGCAGGCGCTGATCGAGGAAGAGCTGCTGCTCGCTCTCCCCATCGTACCTGCTCATCATCCGGAAGAATGCCAGCAGCCGGCGGGCGCAGATGAGCCCGAGCCGAGCAAGGACGAGGTATCGCGGTCCAACCCGTTCAGTGTTTTGGCGCAGTTAAAGCGTGACCCAAACGTTTAG
- the rpmF gene encoding 50S ribosomal protein L32, producing MAVQQNKKSRSARDMRRSHDALSENALSVEKTTGEVHLRHHVSPEGVYRGRKVIDKGADE from the coding sequence ATGGCTGTTCAGCAGAACAAAAAATCCCGCTCTGCCCGTGACATGCGCCGTTCCCACGACGCCCTGTCGGAAAACGCGCTGTCGGTAGAAAAAACCACCGGTGAAGTACACCTGCGTCACCACGTTTCGCCAGAAGGCGTATACCGTGGTCGCAAAGTGATCGACAAGGGCGCTGACGAGTAA
- the plsX gene encoding phosphate acyltransferase PlsX, with translation MSAQIIAIDAMGGDFGPRNIVQASIACLSATPSLHLTLVGQPSLLEDLVSGQSAADRARLQIVAASEVIGMDERPSQALRGKPDSSMRVALELVRDGKAQACVSAGNTGALMALSRLVLKTLPGIDRPAMVAAIPTQAGYCQLLDLGANVDCSAENLYQFAVMGSVAAQALGVHRPRVALLNIGTEDIKGNQQVKLAASLLQNARGLNYIGFVEGDGLYRGEADVVVCDGFVGNILLKSSEGLATMIGARIETLFRGGLLARAAGAMAMPLLRRLQADLAPARHNGASFLGLQGIVIKSHGSAGVQGLQSAIQRALIEIQENLPQRLHGRLEDLLP, from the coding sequence TTGTCCGCTCAGATCATCGCGATCGACGCAATGGGCGGGGACTTCGGTCCCCGCAACATTGTCCAGGCTAGCATTGCCTGCCTTTCGGCTACTCCCTCGCTGCACCTGACCCTCGTCGGTCAACCCTCCCTCCTTGAAGATCTTGTCAGTGGCCAATCGGCTGCGGATCGCGCGCGCCTGCAAATTGTTGCGGCCAGTGAGGTGATCGGCATGGATGAGCGGCCGTCGCAAGCGTTGCGGGGCAAGCCTGACTCGTCGATGCGCGTCGCCCTCGAGCTGGTCCGTGACGGCAAGGCCCAGGCTTGTGTGAGTGCTGGCAATACCGGCGCGCTCATGGCTCTTTCGCGCCTGGTGCTCAAGACCTTGCCGGGTATCGACCGGCCGGCGATGGTCGCGGCCATTCCCACTCAGGCGGGCTACTGCCAGTTGCTCGATCTTGGGGCTAATGTCGATTGCAGTGCCGAGAACCTCTACCAGTTTGCCGTGATGGGCTCGGTGGCCGCCCAGGCCTTGGGGGTCCATCGGCCGCGGGTGGCGCTGCTCAATATTGGCACCGAGGACATCAAGGGCAACCAGCAGGTCAAGCTCGCCGCCAGTCTTTTGCAGAATGCCCGGGGCCTCAACTACATCGGTTTCGTCGAGGGTGATGGCTTGTATCGGGGTGAGGCTGACGTGGTGGTCTGCGATGGCTTCGTCGGCAATATCCTGCTCAAGTCCAGTGAGGGCCTGGCTACCATGATCGGGGCGCGTATCGAGACGTTGTTCCGTGGTGGTCTGTTGGCGCGCGCCGCAGGCGCCATGGCTATGCCGCTGCTCAGGCGCCTGCAGGCCGACCTGGCGCCGGCGCGACATAATGGCGCAAGCTTCCTCGGCTTGCAGGGAATCGTCATCAAGAGTCATGGTTCGGCGGGTGTTCAAGGCTTGCAGAGTGCCATCCAGCGGGCCCTGATCGAGATTCAGGAGAACCTGCCGCAACGTTTGCACGGGCGGCTCGAAGACCTGCTGCCTTGA
- the fabD gene encoding ACP S-malonyltransferase produces MSASLAFVFPGQGSQSLGMLAELGAEKPVIVETFKEASEALGYDLWKLVQEGPEEQLNQTDKTQPAILTASIALWRLWLEEGGAQPAFVAGHSLGEYSALVAAGSLSLKDAVRLVERRGQLMQEAVPAGHGAMAAILGLDDADVVAICAEAAEDAVVSAVNFNSPGQVVIAGNKAAVDRAIELCKAKGAKRALPLAVSVPSHCALMKPAAERFAEFVSAIDWKAPQIPVVQNVTAAIAADLDALKQDLLAQLYQPVRWVECVQTLAANGAVNLVECGPGKVLAGLNKRCADGVTTYNLNTPDAVAATRAALA; encoded by the coding sequence ATGTCTGCATCCCTCGCATTCGTCTTTCCCGGTCAAGGTTCCCAGTCGCTGGGCATGCTCGCCGAGCTCGGCGCTGAAAAGCCGGTAATCGTCGAGACCTTCAAGGAGGCTTCCGAGGCTCTGGGCTACGACCTGTGGAAACTGGTCCAGGAAGGTCCGGAAGAACAACTCAACCAAACCGACAAGACCCAGCCGGCCATCCTCACTGCCTCCATCGCCCTGTGGCGCCTGTGGCTGGAAGAGGGTGGCGCACAGCCGGCCTTCGTCGCTGGTCACAGCCTGGGTGAATACAGCGCCTTGGTCGCCGCTGGCAGCCTGTCGCTCAAGGACGCCGTTCGCCTGGTCGAGCGTCGTGGTCAGCTGATGCAGGAAGCCGTGCCGGCCGGTCATGGCGCGATGGCTGCGATCCTGGGCCTGGACGACGCCGATGTGGTCGCCATTTGCGCTGAAGCTGCCGAAGACGCAGTGGTCAGCGCGGTGAACTTCAACTCGCCTGGCCAGGTGGTCATTGCCGGTAACAAGGCCGCGGTGGATCGCGCCATTGAACTGTGCAAGGCCAAGGGCGCCAAGCGCGCCCTGCCGCTGGCAGTCAGCGTGCCGTCGCACTGCGCCCTGATGAAGCCGGCCGCCGAGCGCTTCGCCGAGTTCGTCAGCGCCATCGACTGGAAGGCCCCGCAGATTCCGGTGGTGCAAAACGTTACCGCTGCCATCGCCGCCGACCTCGATGCGCTCAAGCAGGATCTGCTGGCGCAGCTGTACCAGCCGGTACGCTGGGTGGAATGCGTGCAGACCCTGGCCGCCAACGGTGCTGTCAACCTGGTCGAGTGTGGCCCAGGCAAGGTCCTGGCTGGCCTGAACAAGCGTTGCGCTGATGGCGTGACCACCTACAACCTCAATACCCCTGACGCCGTCGCCGCCACTCGCGCGGCGCTGGCCTGA
- the fabG gene encoding 3-oxoacyl-ACP reductase FabG, with protein MSLQGKVALVTGASRGIGQAIALELGRQGATVIGTATSASGAERIAATLKEHGITGTGMELNVTSAESVDAVLSAIGEQFGAPAILVNNAGITRDNLMLRMKDDEWFDVIDTNLNSLYRLSKGVLRGMTKARWGRIISIGSVVGAMGNAGQANYAAAKAGLEGFSRALAREVGSRNITVNSVTPGFIDTDMTRELPEAQREALQKEIPLGRLGQAEEIAKVVSFLASEGAAYVTGATVPVNGGMYM; from the coding sequence ATGAGCCTGCAAGGTAAAGTTGCACTGGTTACCGGCGCCAGCCGTGGCATCGGCCAGGCCATCGCCCTCGAACTCGGCCGCCAGGGCGCGACCGTGATCGGTACCGCCACTTCGGCGTCCGGCGCCGAGCGTATCGCCGCCACCTTGAAAGAGCACGGCATCACCGGTACCGGTATGGAGCTGAACGTGACTAGCGCCGAGTCCGTCGACGCCGTGCTGAGCGCCATCGGTGAGCAGTTCGGCGCGCCGGCCATCCTGGTCAATAACGCGGGTATCACTCGCGACAATCTCATGCTGCGCATGAAGGATGACGAGTGGTTCGACGTGATCGACACCAACCTCAACAGCCTCTACCGTCTGTCCAAGGGCGTGTTGCGCGGCATGACCAAGGCCCGTTGGGGTCGTATCATCAGCATCGGTTCGGTGGTGGGTGCCATGGGCAACGCCGGCCAGGCCAACTATGCCGCCGCCAAGGCCGGCCTGGAGGGCTTCAGCCGCGCCCTGGCCCGTGAAGTGGGTTCGCGCAATATCACCGTCAACTCGGTGACGCCGGGCTTCATCGACACCGACATGACCCGCGAGCTGCCAGAAGCGCAGCGCGAGGCCCTGCAAAAAGAAATTCCGCTGGGCCGTCTGGGCCAGGCCGAGGAAATCGCGAAGGTGGTATCCTTCCTGGCGTCCGAAGGCGCAGCCTACGTCACCGGCGCAACCGTGCCGGTGAATGGCGGGATGTACATGTAA
- the acpP gene encoding acyl carrier protein: MSTIEERVKKIVAEQLGVKEEEVKNESSFVDDLGADSLDTVELVMALEEEFETEIPDEEAEKITTVQAAIDYVNAHQG, translated from the coding sequence ATGAGCACCATCGAAGAACGCGTCAAGAAAATCGTCGCCGAGCAACTGGGCGTGAAGGAAGAGGAAGTCAAGAACGAATCTTCCTTCGTCGATGACCTGGGTGCCGACTCGCTTGACACCGTTGAGCTGGTGATGGCTCTGGAAGAGGAATTCGAGACCGAAATCCCTGACGAAGAAGCCGAGAAGATCACTACCGTTCAAGCTGCCATCGACTACGTCAACGCTCACCAGGGCTAA
- the fabF gene encoding beta-ketoacyl-ACP synthase II, whose translation MSRRRVVVTGMGMLSPLGTDVPSTWQGILAGRSGIGPIEHTDLSAYSTRFGGSVKGFEVEQYLSAKEARKLDLFIQYGLAAGFQAVRNAGLEVTDANRERIGVAMGSGIGGLTNIEETSRTLHEQGPRRISPFFVPGSIINMISGFLSIHLGLQGPNYAIATACTTGTHCIGMAARNIAYGEADVMIAGGAEMAACGLGMGGFGASRALSTRNDEPARASRPWDKGRDGFVLSDGAGALVLEELEHAKARGATIYAELVGFGMSGDAYHMTSPPDSGEGAARCMANALRDAGIKPEEVSYINAHGTSTPAGDVAEVAAIKRVFGEHAYKLAVSSTKSMTGHLLGAAGAVEAIFSVLAINSQMAPPTINLDEPDEGCDLDFVPHQARSMPIDVVLSNSFGFGGTNGSLVFRRFAD comes from the coding sequence GTGTCGCGTAGACGCGTCGTGGTCACCGGTATGGGTATGCTGTCGCCACTGGGTACCGATGTACCAAGCACCTGGCAAGGCATTCTGGCTGGCCGCAGTGGCATCGGTCCGATCGAGCATACGGACCTGTCTGCCTACTCCACCCGTTTTGGCGGCTCGGTGAAAGGCTTCGAGGTCGAGCAATACCTGTCGGCCAAAGAGGCCCGCAAGCTCGATCTGTTCATTCAGTACGGCCTGGCGGCCGGTTTCCAGGCGGTACGCAATGCCGGCCTGGAAGTCACCGACGCCAACCGCGAGCGCATCGGCGTGGCCATGGGCTCGGGGATCGGCGGCCTGACGAACATCGAAGAGACCAGCCGTACCCTGCATGAGCAAGGTCCGCGGCGGATCTCGCCGTTCTTCGTACCGGGCTCGATCATCAACATGATCTCCGGTTTCCTGTCGATCCACCTGGGGTTGCAGGGGCCGAACTACGCCATCGCCACCGCGTGCACCACCGGCACCCACTGCATCGGCATGGCCGCGCGCAACATCGCCTACGGCGAAGCGGACGTGATGATCGCCGGTGGCGCCGAGATGGCTGCCTGCGGCCTGGGCATGGGCGGTTTCGGCGCATCCCGTGCGTTGTCGACCCGCAATGACGAACCGGCCCGCGCCAGCCGCCCGTGGGACAAGGGGCGTGACGGTTTCGTGCTGTCCGACGGTGCCGGTGCCCTGGTGCTCGAAGAGCTGGAGCACGCCAAGGCCCGTGGCGCGACCATCTATGCGGAACTGGTCGGTTTCGGCATGAGCGGTGATGCCTACCACATGACCTCGCCACCCGACTCCGGCGAAGGCGCCGCCCGCTGCATGGCCAACGCCTTGCGCGATGCCGGTATCAAGCCGGAGGAAGTCAGCTACATCAACGCCCACGGCACCTCGACGCCTGCAGGCGACGTGGCCGAAGTGGCGGCGATCAAGCGTGTGTTCGGCGAGCATGCCTACAAGCTGGCGGTCAGTTCGACCAAGTCGATGACCGGTCACCTGCTGGGTGCCGCCGGTGCGGTGGAGGCGATCTTCAGCGTACTGGCCATCAACAGCCAGATGGCGCCGCCCACCATCAACCTGGATGAACCGGACGAAGGTTGCGACCTGGACTTCGTGCCGCACCAGGCACGCAGCATGCCGATCGATGTGGTGCTGTCCAACTCCTTCGGCTTTGGCGGAACCAACGGTTCGCTGGTGTTCCGCCGGTTCGCCGACTGA
- the pabC gene encoding aminodeoxychorismate lyase: MHSWIDGQPATAVNLQNRGLAYGDGLFETIAVRGGRPSLLAQHLDRLALGCQRLAIGVDLAVVRDELLRYAGQLGEGVAKLILTRGDSQRGYAPAAGVPARRILQGSPLPTYPQGNADSGICLFPCQTRLAEQPLLAGLKHLNRLEQVLARAEWQDSTYAEGLMRDVQGRLIEGVYSNLFLVRDGVLLTADLGRCGVAGVMRAVLLEQAVLLGIPVVVRDLALEDLQQADEVFVCNSVYGVWPVREFTALNWPAGPLTLKLQAVARTLLDT, from the coding sequence ATGCACAGCTGGATCGACGGCCAGCCAGCGACTGCGGTCAACCTGCAGAACCGTGGGCTGGCCTACGGCGATGGTCTGTTCGAGACCATCGCCGTGCGCGGCGGTAGGCCCAGCCTGCTGGCGCAACACCTCGACCGCCTGGCGCTGGGTTGCCAGCGTCTGGCGATCGGCGTGGACCTGGCTGTGGTGCGTGACGAGCTGCTGCGCTACGCCGGTCAGCTGGGGGAGGGGGTGGCCAAGCTCATCCTGACCCGCGGCGACAGCCAGCGCGGCTATGCCCCGGCCGCCGGCGTGCCTGCCCGGCGCATACTTCAGGGCAGTCCCTTGCCCACTTATCCACAAGGCAACGCCGATTCAGGCATTTGCCTGTTCCCTTGCCAGACCCGTCTTGCGGAACAACCGCTGCTGGCCGGCCTCAAACACCTCAATCGCCTTGAGCAGGTCCTGGCCCGCGCCGAGTGGCAGGACAGCACCTATGCCGAAGGGTTGATGCGCGATGTTCAGGGGCGGCTGATCGAAGGCGTGTACAGCAACCTGTTCCTGGTGCGTGATGGCGTGCTGCTGACCGCTGACCTCGGTCGTTGCGGCGTGGCCGGGGTGATGCGTGCTGTGTTGCTTGAGCAAGCTGTGCTGCTGGGTATCCCGGTAGTCGTGCGCGACCTGGCCCTGGAAGACCTGCAGCAGGCCGACGAAGTGTTTGTCTGCAACAGCGTCTACGGTGTCTGGCCGGTGCGTGAATTCACAGCGCTGAACTGGCCGGCGGGGCCGCTCACCCTTAAACTGCAGGCCGTTGCCCGTACGTTACTGGATACCTGA
- the mltG gene encoding endolytic transglycosylase MltG, protein MRRKFLLLLEMSLILAGLAFGWAAWKVGSVLEQPLQVEQERLLEVPSGTTPNRMFYRMQSEGLLDDAVWLRLYWRFNMAGTALHTGEYRLNPGMTVGQLFDAWQRGDVVQYNLTLVEGWTFRQVRAAVARHEKIKHTLDGLSDVEVMDKLGHTGVFPEGRFFPDTYRFVRGMSDVELLQQAYMRLDEVLAKEWAERTTDLPYRDPYQALIMASLVEKETGIPQERGQIAGVFVRRMRLGMMLQTDPTVIYGMGERYNGKITRADLREPTPYNTYTMTGLPPTPIAMVGREAIHAALNPSDGSSLYFVARGDGSHVFSDDLDDHNSAVREFQLKRRADYRSSPAPQGQPPASESTAPGDTEPEGVEPAPASEPAAPADQSVPADTPAPDKQ, encoded by the coding sequence GTGAGACGCAAATTCCTGCTGCTGCTGGAGATGAGCCTGATCCTCGCCGGCCTGGCCTTTGGCTGGGCCGCCTGGAAGGTTGGCTCGGTGCTGGAGCAGCCCCTGCAAGTGGAGCAGGAACGCCTGCTCGAAGTGCCCAGTGGCACCACACCCAACCGCATGTTCTATCGCATGCAGTCCGAAGGCCTGCTCGACGACGCGGTGTGGCTGCGCCTGTACTGGCGCTTCAATATGGCCGGCACGGCGTTGCATACGGGTGAATACCGGTTGAACCCCGGCATGACGGTGGGGCAGTTGTTCGATGCCTGGCAGCGTGGCGATGTGGTGCAGTACAACCTGACCCTGGTCGAAGGCTGGACCTTCCGCCAGGTGCGCGCCGCAGTGGCCAGGCACGAAAAAATCAAGCACACCCTGGACGGCCTGTCCGACGTCGAGGTGATGGACAAGCTGGGGCACACGGGAGTGTTCCCCGAAGGCCGGTTCTTCCCCGACACCTACCGCTTCGTGCGTGGCATGAGCGATGTCGAACTGCTGCAGCAGGCATACATGCGCCTGGACGAAGTGCTGGCCAAGGAGTGGGCTGAGCGCACCACCGACCTGCCGTACCGTGACCCCTACCAGGCGCTGATCATGGCCTCGCTGGTGGAGAAGGAGACCGGTATTCCCCAGGAGCGCGGGCAGATTGCCGGCGTGTTCGTGCGCCGCATGCGCCTGGGCATGATGCTGCAGACCGACCCGACGGTGATCTACGGCATGGGCGAACGCTACAACGGCAAGATCACCCGTGCCGACCTGCGCGAGCCGACCCCTTACAACACTTACACCATGACCGGGCTGCCTCCGACGCCGATCGCCATGGTCGGCCGCGAGGCCATCCATGCCGCACTGAACCCGAGCGACGGCAGCAGCCTGTATTTCGTCGCACGTGGCGACGGCAGTCATGTGTTCTCCGACGATCTGGATGACCACAACAGCGCGGTGCGCGAGTTCCAGCTCAAGCGCCGTGCCGATTACCGCTCCAGCCCGGCGCCGCAAGGGCAGCCGCCCGCCAGCGAGTCGACGGCGCCCGGCGATACCGAGCCAGAGGGCGTGGAGCCGGCGCCCGCGAGCGAACCCGCAGCCCCTGCCGATCAATCCGTGCCAGCCGATACGCCGGCACCCGACAAACAGTAA
- the tmk gene encoding dTMP kinase, translating to MSGLFITLEGPEGAGKSTNREYLAARLREQGVDVVMTREPGGTPLAERIRELLLAPSEEAMAVDTELLLMFAARAQHLAQVIRPALARGAVVLCDRFTDATYAYQGGGRGLSVERIAILESFVQGELRPDLTLVFDLPVEVGLARAAARGRLDRFEQEGQAFFEAVRQAYLQRAGQQPQRYSLLDAAQPLAAVQRAIDALLPGILERCRG from the coding sequence GTGAGCGGTTTGTTTATCACCCTGGAAGGCCCCGAAGGCGCGGGCAAGAGTACCAATCGCGAATACCTGGCGGCGCGCTTGCGCGAGCAGGGTGTTGATGTGGTCATGACTCGCGAGCCCGGGGGCACGCCGCTGGCCGAGCGTATCCGCGAACTGCTGCTGGCACCCAGCGAAGAAGCCATGGCGGTCGACACCGAACTGCTGTTGATGTTCGCGGCCCGCGCCCAGCACCTGGCGCAGGTCATACGCCCGGCCCTGGCGCGTGGCGCCGTGGTGCTGTGCGACCGCTTTACCGACGCCACCTACGCCTACCAGGGTGGGGGGCGTGGCTTGTCGGTGGAACGTATCGCCATCCTCGAATCCTTTGTCCAGGGCGAGTTGCGCCCGGACCTGACCCTGGTGTTCGACTTGCCAGTGGAAGTCGGCCTGGCTCGTGCCGCGGCCCGCGGTCGCCTCGACCGTTTCGAGCAGGAAGGCCAGGCCTTCTTCGAAGCGGTGCGCCAGGCCTACCTGCAGCGTGCCGGCCAACAGCCGCAACGCTACAGCCTGTTGGACGCCGCGCAGCCGCTGGCGGCTGTTCAGCGTGCCATCGACGCACTGCTGCCGGGTATCCTGGAGCGCTGCCGTGGTTGA
- a CDS encoding DNA polymerase III subunit delta': MVEAYPWQQALWQQLAGRAQHAHAYLLHGPQGIGKRALAERLMARLLCQQPQGLDACGQCKACLLLKAGSHPDNFVLEPEEADKPIKIDQVRELVSFVVQTAQQGGRKVVLIEPVEAMNINASNALLKSLEEPSGDTVLLLVSHQPSRLLPTIKSRCQQVACPQPSLAQSRAWLAGTLADNGEEEREELLTLAAGSPLMAVSLQAQGVREQRALVTEGVKKLLKQQQSPSQLAEAWNTVPLLLLFDWFCDWSHLILRYQLTQDEEGLGLADMRKVLQYLAQKSRQAKVLEIQAWILEQRQKVLGKANLNRVLLLEALLARWVQLPGMR; the protein is encoded by the coding sequence GTGGTTGAAGCCTACCCCTGGCAGCAGGCGCTCTGGCAGCAGTTGGCCGGCCGTGCTCAGCACGCCCATGCCTACCTGCTGCATGGGCCCCAGGGCATCGGCAAGCGCGCCCTCGCTGAACGGCTGATGGCGCGTCTGTTGTGCCAGCAGCCACAAGGGCTGGATGCCTGTGGGCAATGCAAGGCGTGCCTGTTGCTCAAGGCGGGCAGCCACCCGGACAATTTCGTGCTGGAGCCCGAAGAGGCCGACAAGCCGATCAAGATCGACCAGGTGCGCGAGCTGGTTTCGTTCGTGGTCCAGACTGCCCAGCAAGGCGGGCGCAAGGTGGTGCTGATCGAGCCGGTCGAGGCGATGAACATCAACGCCTCCAACGCCTTGCTAAAGAGTCTTGAGGAGCCCTCGGGCGATACCGTGCTGCTGCTGGTCAGCCATCAACCCAGCCGGTTGCTGCCGACCATCAAGAGCCGCTGCCAGCAGGTTGCCTGCCCTCAACCCAGCCTGGCCCAGAGCCGCGCCTGGTTGGCCGGCACCCTGGCCGACAACGGCGAGGAGGAACGCGAGGAACTGCTCACCCTCGCCGCCGGCTCGCCGCTGATGGCGGTCAGCTTGCAGGCGCAAGGCGTGCGTGAACAGCGCGCACTGGTCACCGAGGGGGTGAAGAAGCTGCTCAAGCAGCAGCAATCCCCCAGCCAGTTGGCCGAGGCCTGGAATACAGTGCCCTTGCTGCTGCTGTTCGATTGGTTCTGCGACTGGTCGCACCTGATCCTGCGCTACCAATTGACCCAGGATGAAGAAGGATTAGGCTTGGCTGACATGCGCAAGGTGCTGCAATACCTGGCGCAGAAGAGCCGCCAGGCCAAGGTGCTGGAGATCCAGGCGTGGATCCTCGAGCAGCGCCAGAAAGTCCTGGGCAAGGCCAACCTCAACCGTGTACTGCTGCTCGAAGCCTTGCTCGCCCGCTGGGTGCAGCTGCCGGGCATGCGCTGA
- a CDS encoding TatD family hydrolase: MLVDSHCHLDRLDLSAHQGSLDAALQAARERGVGHFLCIGVSAENAGAVKALSERYADVDCSVGVHPLDLAPGETPALEWLLRELAHPHVVAIGETGLDYHYEPEAAELQQASFRLHLEASRQTGKPVIVHTRAARADTLALLREANLPQAGVLHCFTEDWDMAKAALDLGYYISLSGIVTFRNADALREVARQVPVDRLLVETDSPYLAPIPHRGKPNLPQYVREVAEYVASLRGVSYEQLAEQTTGNFKRLFPLARVA; this comes from the coding sequence ATGCTCGTAGATTCCCATTGCCACCTCGACCGTCTTGACCTGAGCGCCCACCAGGGCTCCCTCGATGCCGCACTGCAAGCGGCGCGCGAGCGTGGGGTGGGGCATTTCCTGTGCATCGGCGTGAGCGCCGAGAACGCTGGCGCGGTGAAGGCGCTCAGTGAGCGCTATGCCGACGTGGACTGTTCGGTGGGCGTGCATCCGCTCGACCTGGCGCCGGGCGAGACGCCGGCCTTGGAGTGGCTGTTGCGCGAGCTCGCCCACCCGCATGTGGTGGCCATTGGCGAGACCGGGCTGGATTATCACTACGAGCCGGAGGCCGCCGAGTTGCAGCAGGCCTCGTTCCGCCTGCACCTGGAGGCCTCCCGCCAGACCGGCAAGCCGGTGATCGTGCACACCCGTGCGGCGCGCGCCGACACCCTGGCGCTGCTGCGCGAGGCGAACCTGCCCCAGGCCGGGGTACTGCACTGCTTCACCGAGGACTGGGACATGGCCAAGGCGGCGCTGGACCTGGGCTACTACATCTCGCTGTCGGGTATCGTCACCTTCCGCAATGCCGATGCATTGCGCGAGGTGGCCAGGCAGGTGCCGGTCGATCGCCTGCTGGTAGAGACCGACTCGCCGTACCTGGCGCCGATTCCGCACCGTGGCAAGCCGAACCTGCCGCAGTACGTGCGGGAAGTGGCCGAGTATGTGGCGTCGTTGCGCGGGGTGAGCTACGAACAGTTGGCCGAGCAGACCACCGGCAACTTCAAGCGCCTGTTCCCGTTGGCCCGAGTGGCTTGA
- a CDS encoding aminotransferase class V-fold PLP-dependent enzyme, protein MSMFLDEFDQAPGLCYLNHAAIAPWPRRASEAVARFARDNVHLGAREYPAWLATERRLRERLARLLNAPTTGDIALVGNTSQALSLVAFGLDWQPGDQVIISDEEFPSNRVVWQALAERGVEVLEVSLAGEDPEAALLNACGPQARLLAISAVQFGSGLRLDLARLGEGCRSRGVLFCVDAIQQVGALPFDVQRYQCDFAMADGHKWMLGPEGLAVFYCRGELRKQLKLNAYGWHMLEHLGDFERRDWQPARSARRFEPGSPNMLGASVLEASLSLLEEVGMSVVAEQLALRVEQLHQGLATLPGVRLHSPNAPERRAGIVTFSLEGHANADIYRTLSADGVICAVRGPGVRFSPHFYTDQHHIDEALRQVRHIAMR, encoded by the coding sequence ATGTCTATGTTTCTTGATGAGTTCGACCAGGCACCGGGCCTGTGTTACCTGAACCACGCCGCCATCGCCCCGTGGCCGCGCCGGGCCAGCGAGGCCGTCGCACGCTTCGCCCGCGACAACGTACACCTGGGGGCCCGTGAATATCCGGCCTGGCTCGCCACCGAGCGGCGCTTGCGCGAGCGCCTGGCACGCCTGCTCAACGCCCCGACCACCGGTGACATCGCCCTGGTTGGCAACACCTCCCAAGCCCTGTCGCTGGTTGCTTTCGGCCTGGATTGGCAGCCCGGTGACCAGGTGATCATCAGTGACGAGGAGTTTCCTTCCAACCGCGTGGTCTGGCAGGCCCTGGCCGAGCGCGGCGTCGAAGTGCTGGAAGTGAGCCTGGCCGGCGAAGACCCCGAAGCCGCGTTGTTGAACGCCTGCGGCCCCCAGGCACGCTTGCTGGCAATCAGCGCCGTGCAGTTCGGCAGCGGCCTGCGCCTGGACCTGGCGCGCCTCGGCGAGGGATGCCGCAGCCGTGGCGTGCTGTTCTGCGTGGACGCTATCCAGCAAGTCGGTGCCCTGCCCTTCGATGTGCAGCGCTACCAGTGCGACTTCGCCATGGCCGACGGCCACAAGTGGATGCTCGGCCCCGAGGGCCTGGCAGTGTTCTACTGCCGAGGAGAACTGCGCAAGCAGCTCAAGCTGAACGCCTATGGCTGGCATATGCTCGAACACCTGGGCGATTTCGAGCGCCGCGACTGGCAGCCGGCCCGCAGCGCCAGGCGCTTCGAACCCGGCAGCCCGAACATGCTAGGCGCCAGTGTACTGGAGGCCAGCTTGTCACTGCTGGAGGAAGTGGGCATGAGTGTGGTCGCCGAACAGTTGGCGCTAAGGGTGGAGCAATTGCACCAGGGGCTGGCCACCCTACCCGGCGTGCGTCTGCACAGCCCGAATGCCCCTGAACGACGGGCGGGCATCGTAACGTTCAGCCTGGAAGGCCACGCCAATGCCGACATTTATCGAACGCTGAGCGCTGACGGGGTGATCTGCGCGGTACGCGGCCCCGGCGTGCGTTTTTCCCCACACTTCTACACCGATCAACACCATATCGACGAAGCATTGCGTCAGGTCCGCCATATTGCAATGCGATGA